GTCGCCGGCATCTCGCTGAACCGCAAGATGCTCAGCCAGATCGCCATCGAGGATCCCAAGCTCTTCGATTCGCTGGTCGAGACGGCGATCAAGAACACCCGCGCGGGCAACCCGGGCGAGTTCAAGCCGGCCGCAGCCTGATTTCATCGAGAACCACGACACAAGAGGCCCGAGCGCAAGCCCGGGCCTTGTTGCTTTGGTCGGTCGCTCAGTCTTCGCGGAGGAACTTGCGGAGCTGGGCCTGGGCCTTGTTCAGGTCGGTCTGGAGCTTGCGGACGCGGAGCAGCGAGCGGACGCGGGTGAGCAGTTCGAGCTTGTTGACGGGCTTGGTGAGGAAGTCGTCGGCGCCGCAGTCGACGGCGCGCTCGACGTCGCCGACCTCGCCCAGAGCGGTCACCATGATGATGGGGATGTCTCGCGTCGCCGGATCGCTCTTGAGCCGCTCCGTGGCCTGGTAGCCGCTCATCCGCGGCATCATGATGTCCATGAGGATGAGGTCGGGGGCGTCCGCAGCGACGACGTCGAGGGCGGCCTGCCCGTCATGGGCCACTTGGACGGTGATGCCCAGGTCGTCGAGGTAGGCCTCGAGCAACTCGGCATTCTGCGCGTTGTCGTCGACCACGAGCACGGTGCCGGTCAGCGGCTCGTCGGCACCGGTCTGGGCCTGCGGGTCTGGCTGCGTGGTCATGTGGCCTCCGGAGATTCGTGCTGGCCGGCGTGGGCCGGATAATCGGGGGGATGGCCCGGAATACGCTGACTTATACGCCCACCGCTCACACCGGGCCGGCTGGCAAGCCGATGGTGGGCTGGAACGGTACACCCCAGCGGCACGGAGGCGTGGATGGCATCGGTTGTTGTTCGGCGGGGGCAGAGCGGCGGCGTGGCGGATCGAACTCGGGCGATGCTGGCGATGCTGGTGGTGCTGCTTGCGGCGCTGCCGGCGACGGCCGGCATGCAGCGAGACCTCCAGCGCGACCTGGAGCGGGCCGTCGCCCAGGCGGGCCTTGACGGGCTCGACGTGGGCGTCAGCGTGGTCGACCTCCGGACGGGCCGGCGGATCGTGGACATCGACGCCTACGACCCGTTGATCCCCGCCTCGAACATGAAGGTGCTGACGAGCGCGACGGCGCTCATGACGCTCGGCGACTCGTTCATGTTCGACACGCGGTTCCTGCTGGTCGACGACGCGCTGGTCATCGTGGGCTCGGGCGACCCGGGCCTGGGCGACCCCGCGCTGCTCGCCGACATGCCCGAGCCCATGGACGTCGACGCGCTGCTCGACTTCGTTGCCGACGCGATCATGCGGGCCGATCCGGGAGCCATCCGAGAGATCGTGATCGACGACCGGGTGTTCGACCGCGACACGGTGCACGAGGATTGGCCCGAGAACCAGCTCCAGTACTACTACTGCGCCGAGGTGGGCGGGCTGAACTTCCACCTGAACATCGTCAACGTGTTCGCACGCGACACGTCGCTGAACCAGCCCGCGCGGATCGTGCTCGAGCCCGACGCCAGCAGCATCGAAATCGAGAACAAGACCCGGACGGCCGCACGGCGCACGCCCGCGGGCCGACCGCACCAGAGCGCGATCTCGATCGCTCGCGACGAGGCCGGCAACCGCTGGCGTGTTTCGGGCGAGGTGTCTCGGTCGGTGGGCGCCCCCACCGCGGTGCGCGACACGGCGATCGTCTTTGGCGAGCTGCTCGCCGAGCGGCTGGAGCACCGCGGGGTCGAGATCGGTGACGCCCACGCCTTGCCGGGCGAAGCGGTTCGGCGGGCCGAGGCGGACGAGCGGTTCGAGGGCGAGCCCTTGCTGGTGATCAAGACGCCCATCGCCGAGGTGCTCAAGCGCTGCAACAGGGATAGCTACAACCTGCACGCCGAAGCGTTGTTCAAGCGGATCGGGCACGAGATTACGCGGCAACCAGGCAGCTGGGTGCTGGGTGCGGCGGGCATGCGCCAGAAGCTGACCGACGCGCTTGGTCCGACCGCGCTCGACGGGCTGCGCGTGGCCGACGGGAGTGGCATGAGCCGCGACAACAAGATCTCGCCCGCCACGCTGACCTCGCTGCTCGCGCACATGCACGTCACGAGCGACGAGTCGGCTCGCGTCCTCTTCCGCGACTCGCTCGCCCGTTCGGGAGAGGGCACGCTGCGGCGTGGGTTCTTGTCGCCTGCTTCGCTCCAGCACGACGTGCTGGCCAAGACGGGCTATCTGAACCACGTCCGCACGATTTCCGGCTACGTCGTGCCCAAGGGCAGCAGCGAGCCGATCGCGGCGTTCTCGATCCTCATGAACGGCTTCAACACGAGCGACGGCTTGCGAAGCCGAGAGCTGCGCAACGAGATGGTTCGCCTCATCGATCGCAAGGCGGCAGAACTGGGCCGCGTGGTCGTGCGGCCCGGCACACCGTAGGACCTAGCCCGGCCCCACCACTTCGCGAGCGTCGGTGAAGCGGCTCGCGATCGAGTCGGTTCGTGCCGCCGCGTCGTCATCACTACGGATGACCGGAGGCCAGGCACGAACGGCCTGGCCGCGCAGCGAGCCGGTCGTCTTCGGCGTGGCATCCCACGCGCGGACGCGGTGCTCGGGCGCGGTCGGGAGCGCATCGCGACCGGGATCGCTGTTGGCCAGGAAGTGGAACATTGCCTCGTCGATGTTCGTGACGTCGACGTCTTCGCCAAGGAAGACGACGAAGGGGACGGCGCTGCCGATAGCCGAAGCGACGCGCCGCCAGAGTTCCTCGACGGCCGTGCCGCGCGATGCGGTGGCGATGAACAGCCAGCCCGGCACCGGCATGGCCGCGCCGTCGACGCCCGAGACGACGGCTGGATCGGGCAGCGTGCGGCCGGGCGGATCGTCGTTCAGTCGGTCGCCGGGCATCTTCTTCGTGCAATCGAAGCCGATCTTGGTGCCCGCGCCCAGGGCCGGGGCGGCGTGGTCGAGGATGTCGAGCGGGCCTTGCGTGAGCACGACGTCGGCCAGCGGGTCGCATCGCTCGGCGGCGAGCCTCAGGACGGCTTCGGCGTCGTGGACGTCGGCGTCGGCGTCGACGACGAAGAGGCACTTGGTCCAGGCCATCTGCCCCGCGCCCCAGATGCTGGCCATCACGCGGCGGCCCTGCATGGCGTAGGCCTTGTTGATCTTGATCATCGCGCAGTTGTGGAAGGCGCCGAAGAGCGGCAGGTCGTAGTCCTCGATGTCGTGCACGATGGTCTTGAGCAGTGGGAGGAACAGGCGCTCGGTGGCCTTGCCAAGGAAGTAGTCTTCCTGCGGGGGCAGGCCAACGACGGTCGTCGGGTAGATCGCGTTCTTGCGATGCGTCAGGGCCGTGACCTTCACGATCGGATAGCGGTCGGGCA
This Phycisphaerales bacterium DNA region includes the following protein-coding sequences:
- a CDS encoding response regulator, with translation MTTQPDPQAQTGADEPLTGTVLVVDDNAQNAELLEAYLDDLGITVQVAHDGQAALDVVAADAPDLILMDIMMPRMSGYQATERLKSDPATRDIPIIMVTALGEVGDVERAVDCGADDFLTKPVNKLELLTRVRSLLRVRKLQTDLNKAQAQLRKFLRED
- the dacB gene encoding D-alanyl-D-alanine carboxypeptidase/D-alanyl-D-alanine-endopeptidase — translated: MASVVVRRGQSGGVADRTRAMLAMLVVLLAALPATAGMQRDLQRDLERAVAQAGLDGLDVGVSVVDLRTGRRIVDIDAYDPLIPASNMKVLTSATALMTLGDSFMFDTRFLLVDDALVIVGSGDPGLGDPALLADMPEPMDVDALLDFVADAIMRADPGAIREIVIDDRVFDRDTVHEDWPENQLQYYYCAEVGGLNFHLNIVNVFARDTSLNQPARIVLEPDASSIEIENKTRTAARRTPAGRPHQSAISIARDEAGNRWRVSGEVSRSVGAPTAVRDTAIVFGELLAERLEHRGVEIGDAHALPGEAVRRAEADERFEGEPLLVIKTPIAEVLKRCNRDSYNLHAEALFKRIGHEITRQPGSWVLGAAGMRQKLTDALGPTALDGLRVADGSGMSRDNKISPATLTSLLAHMHVTSDESARVLFRDSLARSGEGTLRRGFLSPASLQHDVLAKTGYLNHVRTISGYVVPKGSSEPIAAFSILMNGFNTSDGLRSRELRNEMVRLIDRKAAELGRVVVRPGTP